The following is a genomic window from Bombus fervidus isolate BK054 chromosome 15, iyBomFerv1, whole genome shotgun sequence.
TCAGAATATGTATagtattttttctaaatttttgaATACGGTAAAACGATCACCAATTTTTTGTTAAGTTTCACTTATctacaaatgaaataataaatgaaaattcatcgTGTTACAGATACCGATCTAAGCATGGGTGCCGGAGCAGCTGGAGGATCGGTTCTCAGTTTGCCAGGATCAGGGGTAGGTGGCGTGCTTTCGCAACATTGCGCGATCTGCGGTGATCGTGCAACTGGTAAGCACTATGGCGCTGCTTCTTGCGACGGATGCAAGGGTTTTTTCCGGCGATCAGTCAGAAAGAACCATCTTTACACCTGCAGGTTGGTGAAATTCTTCTCCTTTCCTTTAAAATTAGATCTTGACCCAGGGCCGGAATAAATTTTTGGAGGCCTAGAACTACAATAcaacttcattttttttaacttGTCGGCAGACAAACAGTATGTTTGTTGAAGTTGATACATATAAAGTTCATGTAATAGAAGCATACTATATTTCCCCCCACTGtctattatttttcgttcacATAATAGGAGCTCACATTCGGATAAGTGAATTCAATCAGCAGAAATTCGATTAGTCGAgcattaattataattccaataattttacACATAAGATACTTATGTCATAAGACACAACGGAGGACCTCGCTTCATAGAAAAATGAGCgatttatttcacttttatgaaatatttgaaatgttgCACTTGTAAAAATCTCCATGACTTGTCTGTTTAGAAGTCCTATCTATGTTTAAAactcaaatattttcgtgtatttttaaaaGCCGTATCTTCCATTTGAGAAATATCTATGACTAATGAATTTTCGTGATAGTTGATAACATTTTCGAATGGgctaataatgaaaattcgttAGTCAGTAAATAAGATCGGTATCATTcttgaaatatcatttatgttatatataaattaaagtttttattctactttttttaagcaaattattttttactcttaaatacgtataatataacgaattaacaagttaacgaaatatttttagaaattaagatgttaacaacatttaaaaatgattttaacaatttaatttttaaatttcggtTAAGGTATAGATTTAATGGGAAAtgtatttctaataattaattggAAGTATATTTGGAATTTTAGAACTTGGATGACTTGCActtgaattttcaaaaatcaggctaatgaaaaattaaaaattgcttgataattttaatattagcaattttttataaatgttcttACAATATTCttatgtaatattcaataaaaattgctCATATTATCAACTAAACATTTTCGCTTATAATGATAAATGTTAATATCAATGATATATTGATGTAATGCTTCACTCTGttacaaattacatatttttcaaatcattGGTTGTAGTAAATATATTAAGCATCAAATAAGATTATATGATAATTagctttaaaattataaagtagATACAAACCAAAATGTTATATAAGTTTGTTAAAGTTAGttataaatttcgaaattactCATACTGTAATATATGATGAATGTGAAGTGAGATTATGTAATAACTGATTATGACATACATATATTGGACATATTAATGAATATTACTTGATtgtgaataattaattcatgAATTCATCAAATGCTTAATTCTGTATTTCATATAATCCTAGATTGGTGAATTCtttcttcaaattattttcttatttcccCATATATTATACGGTATAGTTGCTATAGCATTTatagattttattatatataataatatctataaataatctatatattatatatatagattatttatatatatatattatatattattatttatatatattatatattattatttatatatattatatattattatttatatatgtattatatatagattatttatatattatattatacaaaaatctataaattattgaaaatgtaataCTTTTTTTGTTGCAGATTTAGTAGAAATTGTGTAGTAGATAAGGACAAGAGGAATCAATGTAGGTATTGCAGATTAAGGAAATGTTTCAAGGCTGGCATGAAAAAGGAAGGTATGCGCAAAAGTTCTAacatctttttaataaatattttcatgttcAATAAATATTCCGCGTCTCTTTCCGCATGATTATTAAAAGTAAGAATGggcaattatattattaataaaataaattatagcaAACGATATACTTAATTAGGAAAAAGTTACTATTATTTGTAAGTTATTAGTAAGATTTTATACGACTTTGATATTATTTGTGCAAAATTATAATAGTCACCTAATCGCATTATAGCCTTTTTAGGAGACTGGAAACTTACCATGaatcattaattaaaaattcatagttTCCACCTCTGTGGAATGATAAACTTAAATATAGAAGCTAATATTACCACTGAAGAAACTATTCAAATTCTTTACTTAtcaagtaattttttttttaagattaaCATTAAATCGAATCATGAGTAGCAAAAGTAACTTGAagctatatttaatttatatatataataaatgacgTTGCAAAAGTTctaaaaaaaacaataatgcttttttctaatatttgtaataatttcatctgtcaaaaaatattttttttatttataatacgaCAAAAAGAACGAAGTATATTCTCAAGCAGTTAACTAATGACTCAAAGAAAATATACCAGTATACAAAAGGGCTTGTAATAATGAGTcatttatgtacattataaATCATCGTTGGAGTGAAAAGAACTTTCTATTTGCTTATTTTGTTTCAGCTGTACAAAATGAAAGAGATCGGATAAGTTGTAGAAGGCCAAGCTATGAAGAACAAAGCAACAACGGAAGTGGACTTTCTGTTGTTTCTCTTCTTCAGGCGGAAATGCTTAGTAGACAAGTTGGTGCTGCTCTCGAGGTCAGTTTGTGTGAAATTTAagctttatttattcttttgcTTCTTGGTTgtaatgaaacaaatttaatgTAGTAATTTTAACATTAGAATATCGACCTGCTTAATGCAAATATCAAGGTTGATAAACATCCGGTTACTTTTGTTCTTCGCAGTATTaaagttgaaattatttaaatttcgcgCCAATTGAGATGTAGAACGGTTATACATTGagagtaataaattattgtattttaataccTACAATCTCCATATATTCTCTTAActagaaataatttatgtaattaataaacctacaaaatatatttcaatattactcTATTCAATATACATAAGTCGCGTAATGAGTAATTCGAGATTATGTTTAAACAGTTAGGCAGTCCGAACAGCGATATAGACCTGAGCACAAAACAAATCGCCAACATAAACGATGTTTGCGATAGTATGAAACAGCAGCTTCTTATCCTGGTCGAATGGGCCAAGTACATACCGGCTTTCAGCGAATTAACCCTTGATGATCAGGTAGCACTCCTGAGGGCACACGCGGGTGAACATCTTCTCCTAGGCGTTGCCAGGCGCAGTATGCAATTGCAAGATGTCCTTCTTCTTGGGAACAATTGTATCATAACCAAGAATTGTCCTGGTACGTTTCTCTATGATTCCTTCTGGGTGGTGGTACAAggttttttataattaatccctcgacgattaaaatattagtaataataatataaaaagtttgGTTTTGTcatctaataaaatatgtatgattttttttatattatgctATACACATTACATTACTGTGATTATTACTGTAAGATTGCAGtataatgtttcatataataaaaaaatttcatataatgtaatgaaaaatttataataacaaattttgatttcatataagTAATATTAAAGCATAAATAAGAAAAGCTATCATCAAGGGATTAAAAAAGGTTATATGGTCGAGCTTATataagttttttaaataatcatatTATTTGTAGATTAACCCAAAATTATTAACAACAAAATTGACACTAACACAACTATCATTTAAAAACATTCATTTACTAACTACTGTAGTAGTAACATAGCTTTCAGCAATAGTTAAGCAAAGAATGcatatttaatgaatatatatataaattgctTTAAAtcagattatttaatttttgacacattgaataataaacttgttacaaatttatgctaaacttgttattattactggatcaaatatttattttgctcAAATAAGtctatataatacatacatataattatgaGAATAccctattaaaaatatagtgaCATATCTTAATGTTCTCCAAGACAATTATCAACTGTCCTTTCACTGTTACCAATATAATATACGATCTGTACTACTAAATCTGACTATATCTCTATATGTAATCTGATATAACTGTTCctaattgataaaataaatgctCCTATTCATGCTTGAAGTATTCTCTATGTCATTTGAACAGTATATCATTCAATCACTAATGATTATGGACCTTATTAAACTATTTATAAACTGattcattgaaataaaatatcctcGATTGTCACCTTGATTTACAGATTTAAAGACCcatgaaaattcataaaactattataaaaattataaataaatatatctcgGTCATCCCTAACACCCTCATGCGTATGTATAAACGAGATGATACaatattgtttataaaataatttaaataatagtttaaataaaaagtagttcgtgataaatgtataataattcacTATAGACCACATAATACGTATTATGATCTAGCaccaaaaaattaaaagaaacttttatatattttgtttgtaaaaaaattatcaaGTTTCAAGACAGGAAAGGAGGGAAAATTTTTTGCCAAGTAATCTTCTTAACAATCGATTATCgcatcaaaatatattttctcgtGACTACTCACGATATCAATTTGGCGGTATGAAACAACTGAAGGTATTATTATCCCGACATAATAAAGATATTATCGCAATATTCGATCCGTCGATGTCATCGACAGATAAGATTTCATTAGATTGCGAGTCTCGGAAGAGATAAGAATAAAtcatatttgttttaaaaagtTGCCGCAGACATAATAAGATAtctttaacattattttatcaaaattgaaatattttacgaaatttgtacaacttcgttataaattttatgttaactttattgttaaaataaaatgtaaattgttaatcttgtatttctatttctacttataattatttgtttcttaaaaattatatttgtaattatctgcaaatttttatgaaaaatattataaaaagatatctaAGATGTTATGGTTATTCCAAATTTGCGATAACATACTAATCCTGTTACTATATCTTTATCTGAGgtactttaaaattattttcaatcaaattccCGAGCGAGTATCTTAATTTGTGTATTTAGACTTTTGCAATTCATTCTCTAAAGTATCGAAAACGTCGTTCTTATGATATAATGTTTGCAATTTATcttatgatatttaaatatatatgtcaaaaattttaaatagtgtTAATTAAGACTTCTATGATAGATTTATTCAATTGCCATTACCAGCTAAACTAacatttcttcaatttttttatttgcaatcTTTTAGCTTACGTGTAAtcaagtataaaataattataagtgAAAAGTAGAGCTTACTTGTGATTGATAAGTTTCTTAATTGTAATTCGTACTTGTTAAAATAGGTCTGGCATAACTATAGGAAAATATAggtgagaaaaatataaactattGCATGATGAATCATCTCTCATATGTCACTAGATgttaagaataaatatttaatttatttttatgtattattctATTTCTGTTAAAGTTTTGTGGAAAATAATCGTGTACTTAACACTGGGATAATGTGACATTGAAATCGTTATGGTGAACCGAGACAATCGATACgttaattaatacaatttatagTGAACTATAAGATagcataaaaaattatttaatgtataaaaagtCATAAGTTTCCTAAAAGTAATTATTCAAACATATCTACAAAAAAAGCtgttattaaatacaattattcaaatttttcttttaattaatctatATTACATCAATTGTTACAATAGATTATTGGCGATTCAGTTCAAATTGTAGATTAAATTTCCAATCTTTCTGTCCCATTAACATAAAATACCTCTCAAACTTCACTATTCCAACAACAAAGAAAAACTTCattattctaataataataaaaaaaaaagatatttcataaattccattcttcaaaataattagttaaatatttacaaagctATCGATAGTCTCGTTGGATAAATTGCACGAACAATATTTGGGGTAGTAGCTAGTAGAGACTGAGTCCGGTCTTCACGTTGCTAGTTGCAGTAGCATGAGTGCAAAGAAAAAATAGGTTTGACGTATTGGTTATTGGGGTGTCGTTGCTTTCCTTTAATACTTCACCAACTATAATCCGGGCTCAGTCAAATGGTAGTAGGTGTCGATAGGAATGGTTTAACCGTGTTTATCAGTCATATCATTATCCGCAGAGGGCCGTAATCAGGATCTGGACATTAGTAAAGTTGGCATCAGGGTAATGGATGAATTGGTGAAGCCTTTGAACGAAGTACAGATCGACGATACGGAGTTTGCTTGCTTAAAGGCCATCGTCTTTTTCGATCCCAGTAAGTATTTCtttgatttaaataatataaccgTAGACTGAACTATTGTCCCTAAAATCATTGTTGTCCGGATCATAttcttttgaaataaaataaaacatggtttaataaaaacaaatgcTTGTTTCATGTAATAGGTAAATGTAGTGATGTCTAAAAGTAACCGATTTAGGTAACAATTCTTTAGGATAACTTTGTTATTTTGAAGTTAGATTGTAGTAAAATaagtttttttcatttttgttttaagaAACTTGAATAGCCTTAGCTTCCTTTTGGTATATACCTGACATGCTTCTATTGTATTTTTGTTCTAAGAGTTTGAAGTTCttctatatagtataatatctttttaatattttagaaagtacaAATTTGTTGATATACAGTTGCATCTAATACATTGGtatcttattatttatatcatcttCCATTCTCACTCATCCCTCGCTCACTTTCACTCACTTATTCCCTATTGAATCACCATTTGTCACCATTAACTCCTACTATAAATAAGTGAAACCCCTTATTACTCATAGTAACAAACAAAACGTTTATTATGCAtattacaaacaaatcttctaatgtgtttaaatcaatt
Proteins encoded in this region:
- the Hnf4 gene encoding hepatocyte nuclear factor 4 isoform X2, which produces MERQPQNTGGPSINFSSPSADYTDLSMGAGAAGGSVLSLPGSGVGGVLSQHCAICGDRATGKHYGAASCDGCKGFFRRSVRKNHLYTCRFSRNCVVDKDKRNQCRYCRLRKCFKAGMKKEAVQNERDRISCRRPSYEEQSNNGSGLSVVSLLQAEMLSRQVGAALELGSPNSDIDLSTKQIANINDVCDSMKQQLLILVEWAKYIPAFSELTLDDQVALLRAHAGEHLLLGVARRSMQLQDVLLLGNNCIITKNCPEGRNQDLDISKVGIRVMDELVKPLNEVQIDDTEFACLKAIVFFDPNAKGLSEPQRIKQLRYQIQINLEDYISDRQYDSRGRFGEILLTLPALQSISWQMIEQIQFVRLFGVAHIDNLLQEMLLGGATAEINGVATPIPISNAPGSYVSSNESPSSPLTPTNMAPLSPQDHMLSSGSPVMILRDLTPISNQEDVTSVTGFRMFKQEPSLETESTF
- the Hnf4 gene encoding hepatocyte nuclear factor 4 isoform X3; amino-acid sequence: MRFDEQLFDVLDTDLSMGAGAAGGSVLSLPGSGVGGVLSQHCAICGDRATGKHYGAASCDGCKGFFRRSVRKNHLYTCRFSRNCVVDKDKRNQCRYCRLRKCFKAGMKKEAVQNERDRISCRRPSYEEQSNNGSGLSVVSLLQAEMLSRQVGAALELGSPNSDIDLSTKQIANINDVCDSMKQQLLILVEWAKYIPAFSELTLDDQVALLRAHAGEHLLLGVARRSMQLQDVLLLGNNCIITKNCPVISLSAEGRNQDLDISKVGIRVMDELVKPLNEVQIDDTEFACLKAIVFFDPNAKGLSEPQRIKQLRYQIQINLEDYISDRQYDSRGRFGEILLTLPALQSISWQMIEQIQFVRLFGVAHIDNLLQEMLLGGATAEINGVATPIPISNAPGSYVSSNESPSSPLTPTNMAPLSPQDHMLSSGSPVMILRDLTPISNQEDVTSVTGFRMFKQEPSLETESTF
- the Hnf4 gene encoding hepatocyte nuclear factor 4 isoform X4, translating into MGLADTDLSMGAGAAGGSVLSLPGSGVGGVLSQHCAICGDRATGKHYGAASCDGCKGFFRRSVRKNHLYTCRFSRNCVVDKDKRNQCRYCRLRKCFKAGMKKEAVQNERDRISCRRPSYEEQSNNGSGLSVVSLLQAEMLSRQVGAALELGSPNSDIDLSTKQIANINDVCDSMKQQLLILVEWAKYIPAFSELTLDDQVALLRAHAGEHLLLGVARRSMQLQDVLLLGNNCIITKNCPVISLSAEGRNQDLDISKVGIRVMDELVKPLNEVQIDDTEFACLKAIVFFDPNAKGLSEPQRIKQLRYQIQINLEDYISDRQYDSRGRFGEILLTLPALQSISWQMIEQIQFVRLFGVAHIDNLLQEMLLGGATAEINGVATPIPISNAPGSYVSSNESPSSPLTPTNMAPLSPQDHMLSSGSPVMILRDLTPISNQEDVTSVTGFRMFKQEPSLETESTF
- the Hnf4 gene encoding hepatocyte nuclear factor 4 isoform X1, translated to MERQPQNTGGPSINFSSPSADYTDLSMGAGAAGGSVLSLPGSGVGGVLSQHCAICGDRATGKHYGAASCDGCKGFFRRSVRKNHLYTCRFSRNCVVDKDKRNQCRYCRLRKCFKAGMKKEAVQNERDRISCRRPSYEEQSNNGSGLSVVSLLQAEMLSRQVGAALELGSPNSDIDLSTKQIANINDVCDSMKQQLLILVEWAKYIPAFSELTLDDQVALLRAHAGEHLLLGVARRSMQLQDVLLLGNNCIITKNCPVISLSAEGRNQDLDISKVGIRVMDELVKPLNEVQIDDTEFACLKAIVFFDPNAKGLSEPQRIKQLRYQIQINLEDYISDRQYDSRGRFGEILLTLPALQSISWQMIEQIQFVRLFGVAHIDNLLQEMLLGGATAEINGVATPIPISNAPGSYVSSNESPSSPLTPTNMAPLSPQDHMLSSGSPVMILRDLTPISNQEDVTSVTGFRMFKQEPSLETESTF